From the genome of Mycobacterium dioxanotrophicus, one region includes:
- a CDS encoding SRPBCC family protein encodes MQLVNEFSVDAPLDAAWAVLTDIPRVVECIPGAELEGHEGDDYRARVAVKVGPVGLTLAGTATVVDRDDTAHHMVVRGTARDRKGNGSAEATVTMSARDSGGRAAVTVRTDLELGGRIAQFGSGVISQVGNRIIGQFVRRLNALMAPADEPVPADRHVQRPTYENDWLAIALTALAGVALGLAIGRTAERLA; translated from the coding sequence ATGCAACTGGTCAACGAGTTCTCCGTCGATGCGCCGCTCGATGCGGCGTGGGCAGTGCTGACCGACATTCCGCGTGTTGTCGAATGCATACCCGGCGCTGAACTCGAAGGCCACGAGGGTGACGACTACCGGGCACGGGTCGCGGTCAAGGTCGGACCGGTGGGGCTCACGCTGGCGGGCACGGCGACCGTCGTCGATCGCGACGACACCGCCCATCACATGGTGGTACGTGGCACGGCGCGAGATCGCAAAGGTAACGGCTCGGCTGAGGCGACCGTCACGATGTCGGCCCGCGACAGCGGCGGCCGAGCTGCGGTCACGGTGCGGACCGACCTCGAACTCGGCGGCCGCATCGCCCAGTTCGGCAGTGGCGTCATCAGCCAGGTCGGCAACCGCATCATCGGCCAGTTCGTCCGCAGGCTCAACGCGTTGATGGCACCGGCTGACGAACCGGTACCCGCGGACCGGCACGTTCAGCGGCCCACATACGAAAACGACTGGCTGGCAATTGCATTGACAGCTCTGGCCGGAGTTGCGCTGGGGTTGGCCATCGGGCGCACCGCCGAGCGACTGGCCTGA
- a CDS encoding RidA family protein: MSPRDRLVALGFEIPSAPKPKGAYFPSRRCGDQLWISGSTARRPGDPGAVGVVGDDVTAEQARVQARFAALNLIAAIDAAVGLQAVTALVHLRGYVRARPDFDGHPAVIDGASELLVDVFGEDCGAHARTAIGVASLPGGACVELELVAAVG; this comes from the coding sequence GTGAGCCCGCGGGACCGCCTCGTGGCGTTGGGTTTTGAGATTCCGTCGGCGCCGAAACCCAAAGGGGCGTATTTTCCGAGCCGACGCTGCGGAGACCAACTGTGGATCTCGGGTTCGACCGCGCGGCGGCCCGGGGATCCCGGTGCTGTGGGTGTCGTGGGGGACGACGTCACGGCCGAACAAGCTCGGGTGCAGGCCCGCTTCGCAGCACTGAATCTGATCGCGGCGATCGATGCGGCGGTCGGGTTGCAGGCGGTGACGGCGCTCGTGCACCTTCGCGGTTACGTCCGGGCAAGGCCCGATTTCGACGGGCATCCGGCGGTGATCGACGGTGCCTCCGAGCTGCTGGTCGACGTGTTCGGTGAGGACTGCGGCGCGCACGCCCGCACAGCGATCGGGGTGGCGTCGCTGCCCGGCGGTGCCTGCGTGGAGTTGGAACTCGTAGCGGCCGTGGGCTAG
- a CDS encoding GntR family transcriptional regulator → MPPRTATSRTASDVTAKGGKGPRSDFVRPKTAQQAVAEVLRRDITSGKLAPGSWIVQESLAEQFGMSRIPIREALKTLEAEEYITYVPHSGYRVAKLGLDELVEVFRLRDILEAELIRDAMPAVTDEVVAQMREQMTEMEQAAAAGDLIAVGLANRQFHFLTFEASGMARTKRIVTQLWNTADAYRPLYAHLMDLAKVNSEHVLLVDAMAARDVERVVKLNHEHRLHAIDHLHTVFGREDSEAGA, encoded by the coding sequence ATGCCACCCCGAACAGCCACTTCGCGCACGGCCTCTGACGTAACCGCCAAGGGCGGCAAGGGGCCGCGATCGGACTTTGTCAGACCCAAGACTGCGCAGCAGGCCGTTGCGGAGGTGCTCCGTCGGGACATCACGAGCGGCAAGCTCGCGCCCGGGAGCTGGATCGTGCAGGAAAGCCTCGCCGAGCAGTTCGGCATGTCGCGCATCCCGATCCGCGAAGCGCTCAAAACCCTTGAGGCCGAGGAGTACATCACCTACGTGCCGCACAGCGGATACCGGGTGGCCAAGCTCGGCCTCGATGAACTGGTCGAGGTTTTCCGGCTGCGCGACATCCTCGAAGCCGAGCTCATCCGCGATGCCATGCCTGCCGTGACCGACGAGGTCGTTGCGCAGATGCGCGAGCAGATGACCGAGATGGAGCAGGCCGCGGCGGCAGGCGACCTGATCGCCGTGGGCCTGGCCAACCGGCAGTTCCACTTTCTGACGTTCGAGGCCAGCGGGATGGCGCGCACCAAGCGCATCGTGACCCAGCTCTGGAACACCGCCGACGCGTATCGGCCGCTGTACGCCCACCTCATGGATCTGGCCAAGGTCAACAGTGAACACGTGCTCCTGGTGGATGCGATGGCGGCTCGCGACGTCGAGCGGGTGGTCAAGCTGAACCACGAACACCGCCTGCACGCGATCGATCACCTGCACACCGTGTTCGGTCGCGAGGATTCCGAAGCGGGCGCGTGA
- a CDS encoding HAD-IIA family hydrolase, translated as MRSHAQCWLTDMDGVLVHEDSAIPGAAEFLQTLVDKERPFLVLTNNSIFTPRDLAARLLRSGLSVPEPAIWTSALATAAFLDGQLPGGSAYVIGEAGLTTALHEVGYTLTDTAPDFVVLGETRTYSFEAITKAIRLIIGGARFIATNPDVTGPSAEGPLPATGSVAAMITKATGREPYFVGKPNPMMFRSALNRIEAHSENTVMVGDRMDTDVVAGIEAGLDTILVLTGSTQVDDIQRYPFRPSRVLPSIAQAIELI; from the coding sequence GTGCGTTCACATGCCCAGTGCTGGTTGACAGATATGGACGGAGTCCTCGTTCACGAGGACTCCGCAATTCCCGGAGCCGCGGAGTTCCTGCAGACGTTGGTGGACAAGGAACGGCCGTTTCTGGTCCTGACCAACAATTCGATCTTCACGCCGCGGGATCTGGCGGCCCGGTTGCTGCGTTCGGGCTTGTCGGTGCCGGAGCCTGCCATCTGGACCTCGGCGCTGGCCACCGCGGCGTTCCTCGACGGTCAGCTGCCCGGCGGGTCGGCCTACGTCATCGGCGAGGCCGGGCTCACCACCGCGCTGCACGAGGTCGGCTACACCCTCACCGACACCGCGCCGGACTTCGTCGTGCTGGGCGAGACCCGCACCTATTCGTTCGAAGCGATCACCAAGGCGATCCGGCTGATCATCGGCGGCGCCCGGTTCATCGCCACCAACCCGGACGTCACCGGGCCGTCGGCGGAGGGTCCGCTGCCGGCGACCGGGTCGGTGGCCGCCATGATCACCAAAGCAACCGGCCGCGAACCGTATTTCGTCGGCAAGCCGAACCCGATGATGTTCCGTAGCGCGCTCAACCGGATCGAGGCGCATTCGGAGAACACCGTGATGGTGGGGGACCGGATGGACACCGACGTGGTGGCCGGTATCGAGGCCGGGCTCGACACGATCCTCGTGTTGACCGGTTCCACCCAGGTCGACGACATCCAGCGCTACCCGTTCCGCCCCAGCCGTGTACTGCCGTCGATCGCCCAGGCGATCGAGCTGATCTGA
- a CDS encoding aspartate aminotransferase family protein, giving the protein MTLTDESTLLPNGLTVEAARAEAARTYELDRAHVFHSWSAQAEISPMTITASQGSYVWDGEGNRLLDFSCQLVNTNIGHQHPKVVAAIADQAAKLCTVAPQYANDARSEAARLIAERTPGELDKIFFTNGGADAIEHAVRMARLHTGRYKVLTRYRSYHGGTETAINMTGDPRRWPNDHGNAGIVHFFGPFLYRSRFHATTEAEESQRALEHLEETIRMEGPSTIAAIVLESIPGTAGIMIPPPGYIAGVREICDRYGIMYIADEVMAGFGRSGKWFSVNHFDVVPDLLTFAKGVNSGYVPLGGVAISPAIAETFAHRAYPGGLTYSGHPLATAAAVATINAMEEEGMVDNAARIGAEVIAPGLAELAAKHRSIGEVRGAGVFWAVELVADQQTREPLAAYGGSSPAMNAVIAACKANGLLPFANFNRIHVVPPCNVTADEVREGLAILDKAFDVADEHAR; this is encoded by the coding sequence ATGACTTTGACCGACGAGTCCACCCTGCTGCCCAACGGATTGACCGTGGAGGCGGCCCGCGCCGAGGCGGCGCGTACCTACGAGCTCGACCGTGCGCACGTGTTCCATTCCTGGTCCGCGCAGGCCGAGATCTCCCCGATGACGATCACCGCTTCGCAGGGATCGTATGTCTGGGACGGTGAAGGCAACCGGCTGCTGGATTTCTCCTGCCAGCTGGTCAACACCAACATCGGTCATCAGCACCCCAAAGTGGTTGCGGCCATTGCTGATCAGGCAGCCAAGCTGTGCACCGTGGCTCCGCAGTACGCCAACGACGCGCGTTCGGAGGCAGCGCGGCTGATCGCCGAGCGCACTCCGGGCGAGCTGGACAAGATCTTCTTCACCAACGGCGGCGCCGATGCCATCGAGCACGCGGTGCGCATGGCCCGGTTGCACACCGGCCGGTACAAGGTGCTCACCCGGTACCGCTCCTACCACGGTGGCACCGAGACCGCGATCAACATGACCGGTGACCCGCGCCGCTGGCCCAACGACCACGGCAACGCCGGCATCGTGCACTTCTTCGGGCCGTTCCTCTACCGCTCGCGCTTCCACGCCACCACCGAGGCCGAGGAGTCCCAGCGCGCGCTGGAACACCTCGAGGAGACCATCCGCATGGAGGGTCCGTCGACCATCGCCGCGATCGTGCTGGAATCCATCCCGGGTACCGCGGGCATCATGATCCCGCCGCCGGGCTACATCGCCGGCGTGCGCGAGATCTGCGACCGCTACGGCATCATGTACATCGCCGACGAGGTGATGGCGGGGTTTGGGCGCAGCGGAAAGTGGTTCTCGGTCAACCACTTCGACGTCGTGCCGGACCTGCTGACCTTCGCCAAGGGCGTCAACTCCGGCTACGTCCCGCTCGGTGGTGTCGCGATCAGCCCGGCCATCGCCGAGACCTTCGCTCACCGGGCCTACCCGGGCGGGCTGACCTACTCGGGTCATCCGCTGGCCACCGCGGCCGCCGTCGCCACCATCAACGCGATGGAGGAGGAAGGCATGGTCGACAATGCGGCCCGCATCGGCGCCGAGGTGATCGCACCGGGCCTGGCCGAGCTGGCCGCCAAGCATCGCAGCATCGGTGAGGTGCGTGGTGCCGGGGTGTTCTGGGCCGTCGAGCTCGTCGCCGACCAGCAGACCCGCGAACCGCTGGCCGCGTACGGCGGTTCCAGCCCGGCGATGAACGCGGTGATCGCAGCGTGCAAGGCCAATGGCCTGCTGCCGTTCGCCAACTTCAACCGGATCCACGTCGTGCCGCCGTGCAACGTCACGGCCGATGAGGTGCGCGAGGGGCTGGCAATCCTGGACAAGGCATTCGACGTCGCCGACGAACACGCGCGCTAA
- a CDS encoding CoA-acylating methylmalonate-semialdehyde dehydrogenase, producing MSNVIQHWRNNETFAGSSTATSPVTNPATGEVTGELRLASVEDAQSVIDAAAAAFPAWRDTSLAKRTQVLFTFRELINARKEELAAIITSEHGKVLSDALGEVSRGIEVIEFACGIPHLLKGGYTENASTKVDVHSVLQPLGAVGIISPFNFPAMVPMWFFPIAIAAGNTVVIKPSEKDPSAVIWMAELWKEAGLPAGVFNVLQGDKTAVDEVLTNPKIKAVSFVGSTPIAQYVYATATAAGKRVQALGGAKNHAVILPDADLDLAADAMVNAGFGSAGERCMAISAAVAVGPIADDLVAKIAERTATIKTGDGTKDSDMGPLVTKAHRDKVASYIDAGEAAGAKVVVDGRTVLDGAGHRDPAGFWLGPTLLDNVTPEMSVYTDEIFGPVLSVVRVESYDEALELINSNPYGNGTAIFTNDGGAARRFQNEVEVGMVGINVPIPVPMAYFSFGGWKASLFGDSHAHGTEGVHFFTRTKAITTRWLDPSHGGINLGFPQNG from the coding sequence ATGAGCAACGTCATCCAGCACTGGCGCAACAACGAGACGTTCGCCGGTTCGTCGACGGCCACGTCGCCGGTGACCAACCCGGCTACCGGTGAGGTGACCGGTGAGTTGCGGCTGGCCAGCGTGGAGGACGCGCAGTCGGTGATCGACGCTGCTGCTGCGGCGTTCCCGGCATGGCGGGACACCTCACTGGCCAAGCGCACGCAGGTGCTGTTCACGTTCCGCGAGCTGATCAACGCCCGCAAGGAAGAGTTGGCGGCCATCATCACCTCCGAGCACGGCAAGGTGCTCTCCGATGCCCTCGGTGAGGTTTCCCGCGGTATCGAGGTCATCGAATTCGCTTGCGGCATCCCGCATCTGCTCAAGGGTGGGTACACCGAGAACGCCTCGACCAAGGTCGATGTGCACTCGGTTCTGCAGCCGCTGGGCGCGGTCGGCATCATCTCGCCGTTCAACTTCCCGGCCATGGTGCCGATGTGGTTCTTCCCCATCGCGATCGCCGCGGGCAACACCGTGGTCATCAAGCCTTCGGAGAAGGATCCCTCGGCCGTGATCTGGATGGCCGAGCTGTGGAAGGAAGCCGGTCTGCCCGCGGGCGTGTTCAACGTCCTGCAAGGTGACAAGACCGCGGTCGACGAGGTGCTGACCAACCCCAAGATCAAGGCCGTCTCGTTCGTCGGCTCGACCCCGATCGCGCAGTACGTGTACGCCACCGCCACTGCCGCGGGCAAGCGCGTGCAGGCCCTCGGCGGAGCCAAGAACCACGCCGTCATCCTGCCCGACGCTGATCTGGACCTGGCCGCCGACGCCATGGTCAACGCCGGTTTCGGTTCGGCGGGCGAGCGCTGCATGGCCATCTCCGCGGCTGTCGCGGTCGGCCCGATCGCCGACGACCTGGTCGCCAAGATCGCCGAGCGCACCGCCACCATCAAGACCGGTGACGGCACCAAGGATTCGGACATGGGTCCGCTGGTCACCAAGGCTCACCGCGACAAGGTGGCCTCCTACATCGATGCCGGCGAGGCCGCCGGTGCCAAGGTTGTGGTCGACGGTCGTACCGTGCTGGACGGGGCTGGCCATAGGGATCCAGCCGGGTTCTGGCTGGGCCCGACCCTGCTGGACAACGTCACCCCCGAGATGAGCGTCTACACCGACGAGATCTTCGGCCCGGTCCTGTCGGTGGTGCGCGTCGAAAGCTACGACGAGGCACTCGAACTCATCAACAGCAACCCCTACGGCAACGGCACCGCGATCTTCACCAACGACGGCGGCGCTGCGCGGCGCTTCCAGAACGAGGTCGAGGTGGGCATGGTCGGTATCAACGTGCCGATCCCGGTTCCCATGGCGTACTTCAGCTTCGGTGGCTGGAAGGCCTCGCTGTTCGGTGACAGCCACGCTCACGGCACCGAGGGTGTGCACTTCTTCACCCGCACCAAGGCCATCACCACCCGCTGGCTCGACCCCAGCCACGGCGGCATCAACCTGGGCTTCCCCCAGAACGGGTAA
- a CDS encoding PucR family transcriptional regulator has translation MIPTVRDVVDLPVVRAGLPEVVSAENLDRPVRWVHVSDMPDLSGLLQGGELVLTTGSALRDAPHDYLDRMGRAGAVGVVVELGTRIEALPEGTGGIAASLGMPLVVLHRETKFVEVTEAVHRLIVADQYEELAFAHRTHQTFTDLSMKRASLADIVRAAADMVDESVVLEDLSHQVLAVSPRHEAATVVLDNWQRRSRAMTETWATTTVGPRAEEWGRLIIPHPPAAPAQAKMVLERAAQALALHRMAERGRSGLEHQAQSGLIDDVLGGRIDDDRDADARAIALGLRAGGPYLPVTVRVAAPADRLDPVAVQRRNIRILDAVAHSVKSQGHTAICSVRRDGEIGLVLAVATRRGSTADAGLTRLAEGLRETIGRGGDTDKVVVAVGGSANGFADAVHGLRESAHVAEVALSMSRMQRPFVRASDVRLRGLLALLQDDPRVQTFAETELKNLLIRDADHGENDLAVLRGYLELAGNKSALAKRLHMSRPALYSRLAAIQRRLDMDLEDGESMTSLHVALLILDAQRSAEAR, from the coding sequence ATGATCCCGACCGTCCGCGACGTCGTCGACCTACCCGTCGTCCGCGCCGGCCTGCCCGAGGTGGTCAGCGCCGAGAACCTCGACCGCCCGGTGCGCTGGGTGCACGTCAGCGACATGCCCGATCTGTCCGGCCTGCTGCAGGGCGGCGAGCTGGTCCTCACCACGGGTTCGGCACTACGCGACGCCCCGCACGACTATCTCGACAGGATGGGGCGCGCCGGGGCCGTCGGCGTCGTGGTCGAACTGGGCACCCGGATCGAAGCGCTGCCCGAGGGCACCGGCGGCATCGCCGCGTCACTCGGGATGCCGCTGGTGGTGCTGCACCGCGAAACGAAATTCGTCGAGGTCACCGAGGCGGTGCACCGGCTCATCGTCGCCGACCAGTACGAGGAGCTCGCGTTCGCCCACCGGACCCATCAGACCTTCACCGACCTCAGCATGAAGCGCGCCTCGCTTGCCGACATCGTGCGCGCGGCCGCGGACATGGTCGACGAGTCGGTGGTGCTGGAGGACCTCTCCCACCAGGTGCTGGCCGTATCCCCTCGCCACGAGGCGGCCACCGTGGTGCTCGACAACTGGCAACGGCGATCGCGCGCAATGACCGAAACGTGGGCCACGACCACGGTCGGGCCCCGCGCCGAGGAGTGGGGCCGGCTCATCATCCCGCACCCACCGGCGGCACCGGCCCAGGCCAAGATGGTGCTCGAGCGCGCCGCCCAGGCGCTGGCCCTGCACCGGATGGCCGAACGCGGCCGCTCGGGGCTCGAACACCAGGCCCAGAGCGGTTTGATCGACGACGTCCTCGGCGGTCGCATCGACGACGACCGCGACGCCGACGCCCGTGCGATCGCACTGGGACTGCGGGCGGGCGGACCGTATCTGCCGGTCACCGTCCGGGTGGCCGCGCCGGCGGACCGCCTCGACCCGGTGGCCGTGCAGCGCCGCAACATCCGCATCCTCGACGCCGTCGCCCACAGCGTGAAATCCCAGGGCCACACCGCGATCTGTTCGGTCCGCCGTGACGGTGAGATCGGCCTGGTACTGGCCGTGGCTACCCGACGCGGCAGCACTGCCGATGCCGGCCTCACCCGGCTGGCCGAGGGCCTGCGCGAAACCATCGGCCGTGGCGGTGACACCGACAAAGTCGTCGTCGCTGTGGGTGGCAGCGCCAACGGGTTTGCCGACGCCGTGCACGGCCTGCGGGAATCCGCGCACGTCGCCGAGGTGGCGCTGTCGATGTCGAGAATGCAGCGACCGTTCGTCCGGGCCTCGGATGTCCGGCTGCGCGGACTGCTCGCCTTGCTGCAGGACGACCCGCGGGTGCAGACCTTCGCCGAGACCGAACTCAAGAATCTGCTCATCCGTGACGCCGATCACGGCGAGAACGACCTTGCCGTGTTGCGGGGTTATCTGGAACTGGCGGGCAACAAATCGGCGTTGGCCAAGCGGTTGCACATGAGCCGACCGGCCTTGTACAGCCGCCTGGCCGCCATCCAGAGGCGGCTCGACATGGACCTAGAGGACGGCGAGTCGATGACGTCGCTGCACGTGGCACTGTTAATCCTCGATGCTCAGCGCAGCGCCGAAGCACGCTGA
- a CDS encoding serine hydrolase domain-containing protein, with protein sequence MLLGNESATESGNVPAELTLQNWQSAEQLHWTFQHIADFLPTAVISRGAGPVADLPAAPADLSSIPMYDSTNAVQTTVGEVMTSTVTDGWIVTQRGKVLEEHYYSGMTPDSSHLLMSVSKSMVGIVAGALTASGALDVDAPLTKYVPALEQSGYAGATVRNLLDMRSGIAFSEAYLDPMAEVRLLEQAIGWAPRTVPELPSTMYDFLLTLRQKSAHGGPFEYRSCETDVLGWICEAAGGVRMPDLMSQLLWSKLGAQQDATIGVDSVGTGMFDGGINACLRDLVRFGSLFVNGGTSLTGERVVPLSWIADTFAGGIDSRSAFAASPDDNRMPGGMYRNQCWFPGPGNTVLLCLGIHGQMIYVNRAANIVAAKLSSWPYPQDAAKLFPTIAAFNEIAAQLS encoded by the coding sequence ATGCTGCTCGGCAACGAATCCGCTACTGAATCTGGCAACGTACCGGCGGAGCTGACGCTGCAGAACTGGCAGTCCGCCGAGCAGCTGCACTGGACCTTCCAGCACATCGCCGACTTCCTCCCGACGGCGGTGATCAGCCGCGGCGCCGGGCCGGTGGCCGACCTGCCTGCCGCCCCCGCAGACCTGTCGTCGATCCCGATGTACGACAGCACCAACGCGGTGCAGACGACCGTCGGTGAGGTGATGACCTCGACGGTGACCGACGGCTGGATCGTCACGCAGCGCGGGAAAGTGCTCGAGGAGCACTACTACAGCGGCATGACGCCCGACTCCAGCCACCTGCTGATGTCGGTCAGCAAGTCGATGGTCGGCATCGTCGCCGGCGCACTGACGGCCAGCGGTGCGCTCGATGTCGACGCACCCCTGACCAAATACGTTCCTGCCCTGGAACAGTCGGGCTATGCGGGCGCCACCGTGCGCAACCTGCTCGACATGCGTTCGGGCATCGCCTTTTCCGAGGCCTACCTGGACCCCATGGCCGAGGTACGGCTGCTCGAGCAAGCCATCGGCTGGGCCCCCCGCACCGTGCCCGAGCTGCCCTCGACCATGTACGACTTCCTACTGACCCTGCGGCAGAAGTCGGCCCACGGCGGCCCGTTCGAATACCGCTCGTGCGAAACCGATGTGCTCGGCTGGATCTGCGAGGCCGCCGGCGGCGTCAGGATGCCCGACCTCATGTCACAGCTGCTGTGGAGCAAGCTCGGCGCTCAGCAGGACGCCACCATCGGCGTCGACTCCGTCGGAACCGGGATGTTCGACGGCGGCATCAACGCATGCCTGCGGGATCTGGTGCGGTTCGGGTCGCTTTTCGTCAATGGCGGCACCTCGCTGACCGGAGAACGGGTGGTACCGCTGTCCTGGATCGCCGACACCTTCGCCGGCGGCATCGACTCGCGGTCCGCATTCGCCGCCAGCCCGGACGACAACCGCATGCCCGGCGGCATGTACCGCAACCAGTGCTGGTTCCCCGGGCCGGGTAACACCGTCCTGCTCTGCCTGGGTATCCACGGCCAGATGATCTACGTCAACCGCGCCGCGAACATCGTCGCCGCCAAGCTGTCGAGCTGGCCATACCCCCAGGACGCAGCCAAGCTGTTCCCCACCATCGCCGCGTTCAACGAGATCGCCGCACAGCTTTCCTGA
- a CDS encoding DUF2237 family protein, translating to MADRNVLGGPLDECGTDPLTGFYRDGCCSTGDGDLGRHTICAVVTSEFLEHQKVIGNDLSTPAPHFRFPGLMPGDRWCVTASNWLRAHQDGCAAPVVLAATHESTLELVPLDVLQRYAVDVPDDLGSL from the coding sequence ATGGCTGATCGCAACGTGCTGGGCGGTCCGTTGGACGAATGCGGTACCGATCCCCTGACCGGCTTCTACCGCGACGGCTGCTGCTCGACCGGTGACGGCGACCTCGGCAGGCACACCATCTGCGCGGTGGTGACCTCCGAGTTCCTGGAACATCAGAAGGTGATCGGCAACGACCTGTCGACACCGGCACCACATTTCCGCTTCCCCGGGTTGATGCCCGGGGATCGCTGGTGTGTCACGGCGAGCAATTGGCTGCGCGCGCATCAGGACGGCTGCGCGGCTCCGGTCGTCCTGGCCGCCACCCATGAAAGCACCCTCGAGCTGGTGCCCCTCGACGTCCTGCAGCGCTACGCCGTCGATGTCCCCGACGATCTGGGCAGCCTGTGA
- a CDS encoding protein adenylyltransferase SelO, whose protein sequence is MTGVKPAVVLDNRFARELPELAVEWQAEAAPSPRLLVLNDALALELDLDPAWLRSPDGVGLLLGTVLPDGAKPVAQAYAGHQFGGYVPRLGDGRALLLGELVDTGGQLRDLHLKGSGRTPFARGGDGLAVVGPMLREYIVSEAMHAMGIPTTRSLAVTATGRGVLRETPQPGAVLARVAASHLRVGSFQYAAAYGRATGTTDLLRRLADHAIARHHPGAATADNPYLALFEAVVTGQAELLARWMLVGFIHGVMNTDNMTISGETIDYGPCAFMEAYDPATVFSSIDHGGRYAYGNQPAVAEWNLARFAETLLPLIDEDSERAVASATDALAGFRTRFQEAWLAGMRAKLGLPEDVSHEQASGLVEELLKLLLAGRVDYTSFFRDLAQAARGDAGPVRNLFAEPEAFEDWLTRWRAFGPAPDTMDRVNPVYIPRNHLVEEALAAATGGELEPLDDLLEAVSAPYDVRPGLQRYAQPAPPDFGAYRTFCGT, encoded by the coding sequence GTGACGGGCGTGAAACCGGCTGTCGTGCTCGACAACCGGTTCGCCCGCGAGCTGCCCGAACTGGCCGTCGAGTGGCAGGCTGAAGCCGCGCCGTCCCCACGGCTGCTGGTGCTCAACGACGCGCTGGCCCTCGAACTGGACCTCGACCCGGCGTGGCTGCGCAGCCCGGACGGTGTCGGTCTGCTGCTGGGAACCGTGCTCCCCGACGGCGCGAAACCGGTGGCCCAGGCCTACGCCGGGCACCAGTTCGGCGGCTACGTGCCGCGGCTGGGCGACGGGCGCGCATTGCTGCTCGGCGAACTCGTCGACACCGGTGGGCAGCTGCGCGACCTGCACCTCAAAGGCTCAGGACGCACCCCGTTCGCGCGCGGGGGCGACGGCCTCGCCGTCGTCGGGCCGATGCTGCGTGAGTACATCGTCAGCGAGGCCATGCACGCCATGGGCATCCCGACCACGCGGTCGCTGGCCGTAACGGCAACCGGACGGGGCGTGCTGCGCGAAACCCCACAACCTGGCGCGGTGCTCGCCCGCGTGGCGGCCAGTCACCTGAGGGTGGGCAGCTTCCAGTACGCCGCCGCCTACGGACGGGCCACCGGGACCACCGATCTGCTGCGGCGCCTGGCCGACCATGCCATCGCCCGCCATCACCCCGGTGCCGCCACGGCCGACAATCCGTACCTGGCCTTGTTCGAGGCGGTCGTCACCGGACAGGCCGAACTGCTGGCCCGGTGGATGCTCGTCGGCTTCATCCACGGCGTGATGAACACCGACAACATGACCATCTCGGGGGAAACCATCGACTACGGACCGTGCGCCTTCATGGAGGCCTACGATCCGGCGACCGTGTTCAGCTCGATCGATCACGGCGGGCGCTACGCCTACGGCAACCAGCCGGCAGTGGCCGAATGGAACCTCGCCCGGTTCGCCGAAACCCTGCTGCCGTTGATCGACGAGGACAGCGAGCGCGCGGTGGCCTCGGCGACCGATGCCCTCGCCGGGTTCCGCACCCGGTTCCAGGAGGCCTGGTTGGCCGGAATGCGGGCCAAACTCGGCCTGCCCGAGGATGTTTCGCACGAGCAGGCCAGCGGCCTGGTCGAGGAGCTGCTCAAGCTCCTGCTGGCAGGCCGCGTCGACTACACGTCGTTCTTCCGTGACCTGGCGCAAGCCGCGCGCGGCGACGCCGGGCCGGTGCGCAACCTGTTCGCCGAACCCGAGGCGTTCGAGGACTGGCTGACGCGCTGGCGTGCGTTCGGCCCTGCGCCCGACACGATGGACCGCGTCAATCCCGTCTACATCCCCCGCAACCACCTGGTCGAGGAGGCTCTGGCCGCGGCGACCGGCGGTGAGCTGGAACCGCTCGACGACCTGCTGGAGGCGGTGTCCGCACCGTATGACGTGCGGCCCGGACTGCAGCGCTACGCCCAACCCGCACCGCCCGACTTCGGCGCCTACCGCACGTTCTGCGGGACCTGA